In Clostridium thermosuccinogenes, the genomic stretch GGTCAGTGTTGTTTCAGCTAACGTAACAAAGGACTTGCGTTATGCGAAGATCTACGTGAGTGTGCTGGGGACCGATGAAGAAAAGAAAAATGCGATGGAGGCGCTAAAAAGCGCGGCTGGGTTTATACGCCGCGAGGTTGGCCGCCGCGTGCAGCTCCGCTATACTCCGGAAATGCATTTTGAGCTGGATACCTCCATTGAGCATGGTGTATATATTACAAAGCTGATAAATGAGACGGTGAAAGATGATGATGCTAAAGGAAATAGCGGAGAAAATATCTAAAGCAGGCAAAATTGCAATTCTGCCCCATATCTCTGCAGATGGTGATGCTTTGGGGTCGTGCCTCGCCTTAGGCCTTGCCTTAAGGAAAGCAGGGAAGGATGTGGCTGTTTTTTCCGAAGAGGAGGTTCCTGCTGTATATGGTTTCCTTCCCGGCCTGGATATGCTGAAGGTGTATAAAAGCGGGGGCTGCGAAGCGGAGGAAACCGTATCCGGCTGCAAATCCGGAAAGGATGAATGCAGTATGGATATCATGCCTTTCGATTTGGTGATAGCCCTGGACACCGGTGATATGGATCGCCTTGGAAAAAGGGCTGCCCTATTTAACTCTACTGAAAATACTGTAAATATAGATCATCACACCACCAATACGGAGTTCGCCGCGATTAATTATGTGGATGTGCATGCTTCGGCTGTCGGTGAAATTATATACCGGCTGGTGGAAATCATGGGAATTAGCCTGGACCGGGATATTTCCACCTGCCTGTATGTTGCTATTTCAACGGATACGGGTGGATTCAGATACAGCAATACCACTTCGGATACCCATCGGATTGCGGCGAATTTGGTGGACAGAGGCATTGATGTGGCAGCAATCTCCCAGAGGGTCTTTGACTCCACTTCCCTGCCCAAGGTAAGGCTTATGGGAGAAGTGATAAATTCACTGGAATTGCTGCAGGATGGGAAGGTTGCCTTCTGCGCCGTCACCAGAGAAATGCTGGAAAAGTCAGGGGCGAAGGAAGAAGATTGTGATGGGCTGGTGAATATTGGCAGGAATATCGAAGGCGTCGAAGTGTCAGTTTTGCTGAAGCAACTGGATCACAAGCTGGTTAAAGCAAATTTGAGATCAAAGGAATATGTGGATGTGGCTGCTATTGCCAATATATTCAATGGCGGAGGACATAAGAGAGCTGCCGGTTTTACCTTTGAGGGACAGATAGACGATATAAAAAACAGGATTCTGGATAAGATCGGAGAAGTGTTAAAATGACCGCTGGGAACGTGAATGGCATACTAAACGTTATGAAACCCCCCGGCATGACTTCCTTCGATGTTGTAGCAAGCCTTCGCCGCATCCTGAAGACAAAAAAAATCGGCCATACGGGGACTCTTGACCCCGGAGCCGTGGGGGTGCTGCCTGTGTGTGTAGGCAGTGCAACAAAGGCCATAGAGTTTATGACAGAAAAGGACAAGCTATACCGTGCAGAACTGAAACTGGGCATAACCACCGATACCCAGGACATTACCGGTCAGGTTACGGATACCAGGAAGGTTAATGTAACCAGGGAACAGGTGCTGGATGCAATCATGAGCTTTGTGGGCACTTACAGCCAGGTGCCTCCTATGTATTCCGCCGTAAAAATAAACGGGCAAAAGCTTTATGAGCTTGCCAGAAGCGGAAAGACGATAGAGAGGGAGCCCAGGGTTGTCAATATATACTATATAAATGTAATTGACATATCGGAGGAAGATGGCAGCGTCCTTTTTGATGTGGCCTGTTCCAAAGGCACGTATATAAGGACTCTTTGCGCGGATATCGGGGAAAAGCTGGGATGCGGAGGCTGCATGTCCTTTCTTATCAGGCTGAAATCCGGGCCTTTTGACCTGGAGTCATCCCTTACCCTGGATGAAATTGAAGAGCTTTATTCGGCAGACAGGCTGAAGGAGAAGATGTTTCATGTGGACAGAGTATTTGCCGACCTGGATGAGGTGGTGCTGAAAGAAGCTGAAATAAGGAAAATCATAAATGGCGCAGCTGTAAGGATGTTTAAAGGTATGAAGCCCGGTGTGCAGCTTAGGATATATGATCAGGACCATAGGTTTGTCGCATTGGGTATAACGGAAAAATACGAAGACTCTATTCTATTGAGATCAAGAAAACTATTTCTTGCGTGAGGGACAAAATGAAGGTTATATATAATGAGAAGGATAAGTTTAAATTTGATACGCCTACCGGAGTGGGGCTGGGCAATTTCGACGGACTCCATGTGGGTCATATGGCCCTGATTAATACCCTTATCGAGGAGTCACAGAAAAATGGCCTTGAATCGGTGGTGTATACCTTTGATAAGCATCCGGAAAATATCCTCAGAAAAAAGTTGATTACTCCGCTGCTTACCACCGTCAGGAAAAAGATTCAGCTTCTTCAGGAAACTCCTCTGGATTACCTCTATTTCGACAAGTTCGATGAAGCTTTTTCAAGGCTTAAGCCGGAGGAGTACGTCAAAACCGTGCTGGTGGACAGATTGAATGTAAAGCTGGCAGTAGCCGGCTTTAACTACCGCTTTGGATATATGGGACAGGGAAATACGGAATTATTAAAAAAGCTGGGTGAAATCCATGGCTTTAAGGTGATCATCATAGAGCCTGTCAAAATAGATGATCAGATTGTGAGCAGCACGCTTATCAGAAATGAGCTTTCAAAAGGCAGAATGGATAATGTCACTAAGTATCTGGGCCGATATTACTCCATCACCGGACAGGTCTGCGGAGGAAAGCAGATAGGAAATACCATAGGCTTTCCCACCGCCAACATAGACCCGGAGGACTATCTCATCATGCCCAGCTATGGTGTATATGTGACCAGGACGCTGCTGGACGGAGTTCTGCATGACAGTGTCACCAATGTTGGCTTAAACCCGACTTTTGGGGAGATAAAAAAACCGGCAGTGGAGACTCATATACTGGACTTCAATGAAAACATATACGGAAAGGACATCGAAGTTTTCTTCCTCAAAAAGCTGAGGGGAGAGATGAAGTTCAAAAGCGTGGATGAACTGGTAGCGCAGATGAAAAAGGATGTGCAAAATACGAGGGAGTTTTTGAAATTAAATGGCTAACATGTCTAGATATGAGATTATTGTAGATGGGATTGTGCAGGGTGTGGGCTTCAGGCCTTTTATACATAACCTTGCAGAATCTCTTTCTTTATGTGGATGGGTAAACAACCGGGGCAGCAGTGTGGTTATTGAGGCGGAAGGAGATAAGGACGTCCTCGACGCTTTTGTTGGAAAGATAAAGAAAGAGGCTCCGGTGCTTTCCCATATAAAAAGCATCAAGGTAACGGAAAGGGAGCCGGCAGGGTATACAGGTTTTGAGATCAGGAAAAGCGAGAAGAGCAGTGATGAAAAAGTATATATCTCCCCGGATGTTTCCATTTGTGCGGACTGTGAGAGGGAGCTTTTTGACAGAACCGACAGGAGGTATCTTTACCCGTTCATAAACTGCACCAACTGCGGGCCCAGGTTTACCATCATAAAAGATATTCCCTATGACAGGATAAACACCACCATGTCTGTTTTTGAAATGTGCGGCCGGTGTAAAGACGAGTATACCGACCCTGCCAACAGAAGATACCATGCCCAGCCTGTATCATGCTACGAATGCGGGCCAAAGCTGGAACTCCTCGACCACTGTGGCAGGAAGCCGAAGCATGTTTTGGCACAGGGAGATGTTCATGGGGATTATTGTGGTCATTCGGCATACTGTCATGAAAATATCAGAACAGAAAAGACGATAATCGAGGCAAAGGATTCCATAAGCTCTAATGCAGCTATTTGTCCGGAAGTACAGGACGATGGTGGTAAAAAAAGCCGGTTTATGCCAAAGGAAATGCTAAATGCCATAGCCCAGGCGCAGAAGCTTTTGCTGAACGGCAAAATTGTGGCTATAAAAGGGCTGGGAGGCTATCACCTGGCGTGCAATGCTTTGGACGGGGAAGCCGTCAGCAGGCTGCGCCAGAGGAAGCTTAGGGATGAAAAGCCTTTTGCCGTCATGGCCAGGGATTATGAGACCGCATTGAAGTATGCGTACATCAATGAGCAGGAGAAGGAACTCCTGATGTCGGAAAAGAAGCCTATAGTGCTTTTGAGGAAGCGGGAGAACAGCGGACTGCCGGAGGAAATTGCGCCGGGAAATCCGTATATCGGGATAATGCTTCCCTATACGGCTCTTCACATTCTCCTTTTTCACCAGGATATTCCTTGTCTGAATGACCCTTATGATGACCCTTGTCGGAAAGCCTTGCATCAGCAAGATAATGCGCACATAAAGGCTTTGCATCATGACTTTTTGCATCATGATATCCCTTGTCAGAATACAAAGTCTTTAGCCACAGCTCCGGAGTTGCTGGTGATGACCAGCGGGAACATAAGCAGCGAGCCCATCTGCTACAAAGACCAAGAAGCTATGGAAAGGCTGGGGGATGTAGCCGATTATTTTCTAACCAATAACAGGGAAATACACATGAGAACCGATGACTCAGTGATAAGAATCTTCAGGGGTAAGGAGTATCCTATCCGGCGTTCCAGGGGATACGTGCCCTATCCTGTATCATGCGAGGAAGCCGTGGGAAGCATTTGCCGGGGAAAGACCCCGTCGGTGCTTGCCTGCGGGGGAGAACTTAAAAACACCTTTTGCATAAACAGGGATTATGAGTTTATCATGAGCCATCATATAGGCGATCTGGAGAATGAGGAGACATTGATATCCTTTGAGCAGGGAATTGAGCACTTAAAAAGGCTGTTTAATATAAAAAGCGATATTATAGCTTACGATTTGCATCCGGAGTACCTATCAACCAAATATGCCCTTGATCAAGATGTAGATATGAAAAAGATCGCGGTACAGCATCATCATGCCCATATCGCGTCCTGCATGGCCGAGAACAATTTGACCGGGGATGTCATAGGTGTGGCTTTTGACGGTACAGGCTTTGGAGAGGACGGACACATATGGGGAGGAGAGTTTTTTACAGGAAGCTATGCCGGCTTTAAGAGAGAAGGGCACCTGGACTATATCCGGATGCCCGGCGGTGAAAAGGCCATAAAGGAACCATGGAGAATGGCTGTCGGATATATTCATCATATGAACATGATGGCTATGAATAAAGGAGCAAAATCCCAAATGGTGAGTATGGAACAACCGCTTT encodes the following:
- the truB gene encoding tRNA pseudouridine(55) synthase TruB, with the protein product MTAGNVNGILNVMKPPGMTSFDVVASLRRILKTKKIGHTGTLDPGAVGVLPVCVGSATKAIEFMTEKDKLYRAELKLGITTDTQDITGQVTDTRKVNVTREQVLDAIMSFVGTYSQVPPMYSAVKINGQKLYELARSGKTIEREPRVVNIYYINVIDISEEDGSVLFDVACSKGTYIRTLCADIGEKLGCGGCMSFLIRLKSGPFDLESSLTLDEIEELYSADRLKEKMFHVDRVFADLDEVVLKEAEIRKIINGAAVRMFKGMKPGVQLRIYDQDHRFVALGITEKYEDSILLRSRKLFLA
- a CDS encoding bifunctional oligoribonuclease/PAP phosphatase NrnA, with product MMMLKEIAEKISKAGKIAILPHISADGDALGSCLALGLALRKAGKDVAVFSEEEVPAVYGFLPGLDMLKVYKSGGCEAEETVSGCKSGKDECSMDIMPFDLVIALDTGDMDRLGKRAALFNSTENTVNIDHHTTNTEFAAINYVDVHASAVGEIIYRLVEIMGISLDRDISTCLYVAISTDTGGFRYSNTTSDTHRIAANLVDRGIDVAAISQRVFDSTSLPKVRLMGEVINSLELLQDGKVAFCAVTREMLEKSGAKEEDCDGLVNIGRNIEGVEVSVLLKQLDHKLVKANLRSKEYVDVAAIANIFNGGGHKRAAGFTFEGQIDDIKNRILDKIGEVLK
- the rbfA gene encoding 30S ribosome-binding factor RbfA; this encodes MDRINRISEEVKREVSNIIRNEIKDPRLPSMVSVVSANVTKDLRYAKIYVSVLGTDEEKKNAMEALKSAAGFIRREVGRRVQLRYTPEMHFELDTSIEHGVYITKLINETVKDDDAKGNSGENI
- a CDS encoding carbamoyltransferase HypF yields the protein MANMSRYEIIVDGIVQGVGFRPFIHNLAESLSLCGWVNNRGSSVVIEAEGDKDVLDAFVGKIKKEAPVLSHIKSIKVTEREPAGYTGFEIRKSEKSSDEKVYISPDVSICADCERELFDRTDRRYLYPFINCTNCGPRFTIIKDIPYDRINTTMSVFEMCGRCKDEYTDPANRRYHAQPVSCYECGPKLELLDHCGRKPKHVLAQGDVHGDYCGHSAYCHENIRTEKTIIEAKDSISSNAAICPEVQDDGGKKSRFMPKEMLNAIAQAQKLLLNGKIVAIKGLGGYHLACNALDGEAVSRLRQRKLRDEKPFAVMARDYETALKYAYINEQEKELLMSEKKPIVLLRKRENSGLPEEIAPGNPYIGIMLPYTALHILLFHQDIPCLNDPYDDPCRKALHQQDNAHIKALHHDFLHHDIPCQNTKSLATAPELLVMTSGNISSEPICYKDQEAMERLGDVADYFLTNNREIHMRTDDSVIRIFRGKEYPIRRSRGYVPYPVSCEEAVGSICRGKTPSVLACGGELKNTFCINRDYEFIMSHHIGDLENEETLISFEQGIEHLKRLFNIKSDIIAYDLHPEYLSTKYALDQDVDMKKIAVQHHHAHIASCMAENNLTGDVIGVAFDGTGFGEDGHIWGGEFFTGSYAGFKREGHLDYIRMPGGEKAIKEPWRMAVGYIHHMNMMAMNKGAKSQMVSMEQPLFSTVFSGIEEYKLSAVWQVLDKNVNCPLTSSMGRLFDAAASLAGIRHAINYEGQAAIEFEHIAEKSHCGIYPYDMPDVGESFKINVTPMMENIIKDRCCGVSASIISGKFHETIADIVLKACLRIRKRTGLNRVVLSGGVFQNMTLLGKSMDKLEGSGFKVFIHSRVPSNDGGISLGQAMIAIARASGS
- a CDS encoding bifunctional riboflavin kinase/FAD synthetase — translated: MKVIYNEKDKFKFDTPTGVGLGNFDGLHVGHMALINTLIEESQKNGLESVVYTFDKHPENILRKKLITPLLTTVRKKIQLLQETPLDYLYFDKFDEAFSRLKPEEYVKTVLVDRLNVKLAVAGFNYRFGYMGQGNTELLKKLGEIHGFKVIIIEPVKIDDQIVSSTLIRNELSKGRMDNVTKYLGRYYSITGQVCGGKQIGNTIGFPTANIDPEDYLIMPSYGVYVTRTLLDGVLHDSVTNVGLNPTFGEIKKPAVETHILDFNENIYGKDIEVFFLKKLRGEMKFKSVDELVAQMKKDVQNTREFLKLNG